Proteins encoded together in one Priestia aryabhattai window:
- a CDS encoding LysR family transcriptional regulator, with protein sequence MVMNMNNLELFMKVAEKMSITEASKELFISQPAVSKAVKSLETDLNVKLFIRDKKNGLMLTEIGKEILVLARQMKGIENKIYQVANQENKLLSGKVKVGSFPAASTTILPKTLALFREKYPLVNIELIEGTSNQIKKWVEDRTVDMGIVASPFEPYEYKILNKDHMLAIIPDNHSLSQEKSVNLKKHQDDIIFCKGGHELAISKTFETNNIKFKESLTVQSAETLISMVKNNLGIGIISNFTLSSVSHNLIIKDISPKITRHIGIITHAFNEVTPATKEFIEIMLSSYKSDHVN encoded by the coding sequence ATGGTTATGAACATGAACAATCTAGAATTATTTATGAAAGTCGCAGAAAAAATGAGTATTACAGAAGCTTCTAAAGAACTATTTATTTCACAACCAGCAGTAAGTAAAGCAGTAAAGAGTTTAGAAACAGACTTAAATGTCAAATTATTTATCAGGGATAAAAAAAATGGATTAATGCTTACTGAAATAGGAAAAGAAATTTTGGTATTGGCTAGACAAATGAAAGGTATCGAGAACAAAATATATCAAGTCGCTAATCAAGAAAATAAACTTCTTAGTGGGAAAGTTAAAGTGGGTTCTTTTCCTGCTGCATCAACAACTATTTTACCTAAGACTCTTGCATTATTTAGGGAAAAATATCCACTTGTAAATATAGAATTAATAGAAGGGACTTCCAATCAAATTAAAAAATGGGTTGAGGATCGAACTGTTGATATGGGGATAGTTGCATCTCCTTTTGAACCATATGAATATAAAATACTAAATAAAGATCATATGCTGGCAATAATTCCTGATAACCATAGCTTAAGTCAAGAAAAAAGTGTTAATTTGAAAAAACATCAAGATGATATCATCTTTTGTAAAGGAGGACACGAGCTTGCTATTTCAAAAACATTTGAAACAAATAATATTAAGTTTAAAGAAAGCCTGACAGTTCAAAGTGCTGAAACCTTGATTAGTATGGTCAAAAACAATTTAGGTATAGGAATTATTTCGAATTTCACGCTCTCTTCGGTGTCTCATAATTTAATCATAAAAGATATTAGTCCAAAAATAACTCGCCATATTGGTATAATTACACATGCTTTTAATGAAGTAACGCCTGCAACCAAAGAATTTATTGAAATTATGCTCTCTTCCTATAAGAGTGATCATGTAAACTAA
- a CDS encoding GNAT family N-acetyltransferase: protein MGIKLASKNDLQWVNEQYSTIGFVPSNLERDKVAIVTYKGKYAGVGRIVKIDENNIEIGGIYILPDFRGRNLAYELVTFLVEEAKRFKEPNVYCIPFAELQHFYKKCGFKETNLQNDNIDDVIRSKYKWCLNEYKKKVLLLKL from the coding sequence ATGGGTATCAAATTAGCATCTAAAAATGACCTTCAATGGGTAAATGAGCAGTACTCAACAATAGGGTTTGTTCCAAGTAATCTGGAGCGAGATAAAGTAGCAATTGTAACATATAAAGGTAAATACGCAGGTGTAGGACGTATAGTTAAAATTGATGAGAATAATATAGAAATAGGTGGTATTTACATCTTACCAGATTTTCGAGGGCGAAATTTAGCTTATGAGCTAGTAACTTTTTTAGTCGAAGAAGCAAAGAGATTTAAAGAACCCAATGTTTATTGCATTCCTTTTGCTGAGCTTCAACATTTCTATAAGAAATGTGGTTTTAAAGAAACTAACTTACAAAATGATAATATAGATGACGTAATACGCTCAAAGTATAAATGGTGCCTGAATGAATATAAAAAGAAAGTGTTATTACTTAAATTATAA
- a CDS encoding serine hydrolase domain-containing protein, with protein sequence MGQGNSRFSETGLRRLRDVLTRHVESGKIPGLVALVSRYGETHVEAIGTMCHEGGSPMRRDTIFRMASTSKPISVAAAMILLDECRMRLDDLVETWLPELADRRVLKRIDGPLDDTVPARRPITVRDILTSTFGLGMDRTLLGTPIMGAIFEQGLTPDLPEPMPEPDEWMRRLGMLPLTHHPGERWQYHISNDLLGVLVARVTGQSFETFLRERIFEPLGMKDTGFYVSANRIDRLPPLYAPNPQTGEFIVWDEAKGGRYNQPPAFQGGGGGLVSTVDDYHAYFQMLLNHGMHGSKRILSRPAVELMTTNRLTPEQQAFRNAMATNNVHVSFGQGQHGGWGMGMAVRTYRGDYAPIGQFGWDGGSGTSTYADPNNQLTGILLTQVGMSTADSVRVIHDFWTMAYQAIED encoded by the coding sequence ATGGGACAAGGCAACAGTAGATTCTCCGAAACAGGGCTGCGCAGACTGCGCGATGTGTTGACACGGCATGTTGAGTCCGGAAAGATTCCTGGACTTGTCGCCCTAGTTAGTCGGTACGGCGAGACACATGTCGAAGCGATCGGCACCATGTGCCATGAAGGTGGCTCACCGATGCGTCGGGACACGATTTTCCGGATGGCCTCGACATCCAAGCCAATTTCGGTCGCGGCGGCGATGATCCTGCTCGACGAGTGCAGGATGCGGTTGGATGACCTGGTAGAGACTTGGTTGCCGGAACTAGCTGACCGGCGGGTGTTGAAGCGAATCGATGGACCTCTGGACGATACCGTACCGGCACGGCGACCGATCACCGTACGGGACATTCTGACCTCGACTTTCGGGCTTGGCATGGATAGGACGTTGTTGGGCACTCCAATCATGGGCGCAATCTTCGAACAGGGGCTCACGCCCGATTTACCGGAGCCAATGCCTGAGCCAGATGAGTGGATGCGCCGTCTTGGCATGCTTCCGTTGACGCACCATCCCGGAGAGCGCTGGCAGTATCACATTAGCAATGATCTACTCGGTGTACTCGTCGCTAGGGTCACGGGTCAGTCGTTTGAGACGTTTCTGAGAGAACGTATCTTTGAACCCCTAGGCATGAAGGACACCGGTTTCTACGTGTCTGCTAACAGAATCGACCGGCTTCCGCCCCTCTACGCCCCAAATCCACAGACTGGAGAGTTCATTGTGTGGGACGAAGCTAAGGGAGGACGCTACAACCAACCTCCGGCATTCCAAGGCGGCGGCGGTGGACTGGTTTCAACCGTCGATGACTATCACGCGTACTTCCAAATGCTGCTGAATCACGGGATGCATGGGAGCAAACGGATCCTGTCCCGACCTGCCGTCGAGCTTATGACTACCAACCGCCTCACGCCCGAGCAGCAAGCCTTCCGAAACGCCATGGCTACCAACAACGTTCATGTGTCATTCGGGCAAGGGCAGCACGGCGGCTGGGGTATGGGAATGGCGGTGCGCACCTACCGCGGCGACTATGCGCCCATCGGCCAATTTGGCTGGGACGGAGGAAGTGGCACTTCTACCTACGCCGACCCGAACAACCAGCTCACCGGAATCCTGCTCACCCAAGTTGGGATGTCCACTGCGGATTCCGTGCGGGTTATCCATGACTTCTGGACAATGGCCTACCAAGCAATCGAAGACTGA
- a CDS encoding IS110 family transposase, producing MNCTQNEKLNQVTPHTLIVGVDIAKFKHVARAQDDRGKILGKALTFTNTKEGFDAFFAWLEEMQHKHEKADVLVGMEPTGHYWLNLAYTLKERLVSFGVVNPLHVKRSKELDDNSPTKNDIKDARVIAQLIKDGRFSYPRLPMNQDAEVKAGITIRNQIVGDLQALQGRIHNWLDKYFPEFLTVFKDWSGKMALATLEHIPLPVQLNQTTPERVAEIWSTYGGVQRPSHKRIQRLQEAAGRSVGLTVGLQMAQREIATNIKRYKMLKEELHALEKQLEDLVLTLPGIAEMLTVPGVGMVTVIELYSELGDIKNFENPRQILKYAGLNLRESSSGKHKGQTRITKRGRAKLRALLFRTVMPLVRHNRAFKALHQYYTTRQENPLRKKQSLIVLCGKLVRVLHTVGQKQCPFDEKRMIQDIPHLSLALGA from the coding sequence ATGAATTGTACTCAAAACGAAAAGTTAAATCAAGTTACACCCCATACACTGATTGTCGGGGTAGATATTGCTAAATTTAAGCATGTTGCCCGGGCGCAAGATGATCGTGGAAAGATCCTTGGGAAAGCTCTAACCTTCACGAATACAAAAGAAGGATTTGATGCGTTCTTTGCCTGGTTGGAAGAGATGCAACACAAACATGAGAAAGCCGATGTTCTAGTTGGTATGGAACCTACCGGTCATTACTGGTTAAATCTAGCCTATACACTAAAGGAGAGACTTGTCTCCTTCGGAGTCGTTAATCCTCTGCACGTTAAGCGAAGTAAAGAACTCGACGATAACTCTCCAACGAAAAACGATATCAAGGATGCTAGAGTTATCGCTCAGCTAATAAAAGATGGTCGATTTTCTTATCCTCGCTTACCAATGAATCAAGATGCAGAAGTAAAGGCAGGAATTACAATCAGAAACCAAATTGTAGGTGATTTACAAGCTCTACAAGGACGGATTCACAATTGGTTAGATAAGTATTTTCCAGAGTTTTTAACCGTTTTTAAAGACTGGAGTGGAAAGATGGCGTTGGCCACGCTAGAACATATTCCTCTTCCAGTTCAACTTAATCAAACAACACCCGAAAGGGTGGCAGAAATATGGTCCACTTACGGAGGCGTACAACGCCCAAGTCATAAACGAATACAGCGACTTCAAGAGGCTGCTGGACGTTCAGTAGGGTTAACGGTTGGACTACAGATGGCACAACGAGAAATAGCCACAAATATCAAACGATATAAGATGCTGAAAGAAGAACTACATGCATTAGAAAAACAATTGGAAGACCTTGTGCTCACCCTGCCGGGTATTGCTGAAATGCTTACTGTACCTGGCGTTGGGATGGTAACGGTGATTGAACTTTATTCGGAGTTAGGTGATATTAAAAACTTTGAGAATCCACGCCAAATACTTAAGTACGCGGGATTAAATTTGCGAGAATCTAGCTCAGGAAAGCACAAAGGACAGACTCGAATTACCAAACGGGGAAGGGCTAAATTGAGGGCGTTGCTCTTTCGGACTGTAATGCCCCTTGTTCGACATAATCGAGCCTTTAAGGCTCTGCATCAGTACTACACAACCAGACAAGAAAACCCTTTACGTAAGAAGCAATCACTTATTGTACTTTGTGGGAAGTTAGTTCGTGTTCTACATACTGTAGGTCAAAAACAATGTCCGTTTGATGAAAAGCGAATGATACAAGATATTCCCCATCTTTCTTTAGCTTTAGGAGCTTAA